A window of the Bactrocera neohumeralis isolate Rockhampton unplaced genomic scaffold, APGP_CSIRO_Bneo_wtdbg2-racon-allhic-juicebox.fasta_v2 cluster09, whole genome shotgun sequence genome harbors these coding sequences:
- the LOC126764548 gene encoding uncharacterized protein LOC126764548, whose translation MHDQHNQRRLTMNALMMETEEQGATSMSSMPTYQDPDDSTYAPPPVQEDMDRSTSSQYTERYDCFNFALVCDRFGVPDRVASALGTALLQDFKIKDKHGKPFIMDKSKVRREKEKCKQEVLRKEDDTNMLAFSFDGRKDDTRMVKEPHFVIFREPNSELIGYVRLEHETAEYKTTKLNVFFNDKNISLDTLIGICTYDEPTNTGPHGGIIRRFELLLKRPLHWFVCLLHFNELPFRHLFEALDKSTSTGPRSATGKLSRQIETCETLPVVDGFQKIELQNMPPAPEKKNFPPIRSTYTTWPMQFLAAWFRKIVHSRWLTKVARLLRLYVTTENPDANLRILVEFIIKCYVLMYFNIKYYSSVVYGSALFFKFIGWSRFLEPRLRKIVNQVINDNSYYAHSENILLSMLFDDRKEKRDCAIKKILRYRTDLEFVKNQI comes from the exons atgcacgatcaacataatcagagaagactaacaatgaatgcattgatgatggaaactgaagagcaaggagcaacgtctatgtcatcaatgccaacataccaagatcccgatgattcaacatacgcaccgccaccggttcaagaagatatggatagaagcacaagttcacaatacacagagagatacgattgttttaactttgccttggtatgtgacagatttggtgtgcctgacagagtagcatcagcattgggaaccgctcttttgcaagattttaaaattaaagataagcatgggaaacctttcatcatggataaatcgaaagttcgcagagaaaaagagaaatgcaaacaagaagtgcttcgcaaagAAGATGATACCAAtatgttagcgttttcattcgatggcagaaaagatgatactaggatggtaaaagaacctcattttgtcatttttagagaacccaattctgaattgattggttacgtaagactggaacatgaaaccgctgaatacaaaacaaccaaattaaatgtttttttcaacgataaaaatatatcactggatacattaattggaatatgcacttacgatgagccaacaaacactggcccacacggtggaattatacgacgattcgaattgctgttaaaaagaccattgcattggtttgtttgccttctacacttcaacgaacttccatttcggcatttgtttgaagctttggataaatcaaccagcactggaccaagatcggcaaccggaaaactgagccgtcaaatcgaaacttgtgaaactcttccg gtggtggacggcttccagaaaattgagttgcaaaatatgccccctgctccagaaaaaaagaattttccaccgattcgaagtacttatacgacatggcccatgcaatttctagcggcgtggttccggaaaattgtacattctcggtggctcaccaaggtcgctagattattgcgattatatgtgacaacggaaaatccagatgcaaatttaagaattctggttgaatttataattaaatgttatgtgctaatgtacttcaatatcaagtattacagctctgtcgtgtacggcagtgcattatttttcaagttcattggttggtcacgatttctagaacctcgcttacgcaaaattgtcaatcaagtaattaatgataattcatattatgcgcattcggaaaatatcttgttatcaatgttgtttgatgataggaaagaaaagcgcgactgtgccatcaagaaaattctacgctatcgaaccgactTAGAGTttgtaaaaaaccagatataa
- the LOC126764546 gene encoding jerky protein homolog-like, protein MSNKRKKNTLSLETKVKILEKLDKGVQGNRLALDFNVSKSAISYIKSNRSSILNAVSNTYQEASNKTVHSAEYPKMESRLYEWFLKQRERKCTLTATILKEKAKQIFGEEYPDKNKNAFRASDGWFTKFKKRHGIRFLKIGGEILSSDIASITPFIHRFRAKVTEMGLIESQLYNVDETGLFYRCLPDKTYVSACEKSAPGYKIQKERISILLGSNADGSHKLVPLVIGKAKNPRSFKGFKNPLHYNFSKNAWMTSRIFHDWFHKIFINEVIQFSQKNNLPPKALLLIDNCSAHAPIEHLQSKDGNIVAYFLPPNVTAAVQPMDKNPIKLTKLVYRSKLLAEIIAEGGALNSLLKSHSIRKAIIFLKQAWDEITPKVMRNSWSKLLNWDSDQYDSDDDVPLAELLNKNEDCNESLQVNQTLLAEIDPNSFMCIADIEKWNEDEFEDRTGDDLSSDDEFSDSSEDDVVDDTPVISNVIAIESVNNLINWCNKSELSSSKHMTNLLALRNDIVISDLKKPKNQTNITDYMSNKN, encoded by the exons atgtcaaataaacgtaaaaaaaacactttatcTTTGGAAACCAAAGTAAAGATATTAGAAAAGCTGGACAAAGGTGTTCAAGGGAATCGTCTAGCGCTAGATTTCAACGTGAGCAAATCTGCCATCAGCTATATCAAGTCAAATAGGTCATCTATATTAAATGCTGTTTCCAACACTTATCAGGAAGCATCAAATAAAACTGTGCATAGTGCCGAATATCCGAAAATGGAAAGTCGTCTTTATGAGTGGTTTTTAAAACAACGCGAAAGGAAGTGTACATTGACAGCAACAATATTAAAGGAAAaagctaaacaaatttttggtgaagaataccccgataaaaataaaaatgcattccgAGCAAGCGATGGATggtttactaaatttaaaaagcgACACGGcattcgttttttaaaaattggtggCGAGATTCTTTCTAGTGATATTGCCTCCATCACTCCATTTATTCACAGATTCCGTGCAAAAGTCACTGAGATGGGGTTAATAGAGTCGCAATTATATAATGTGGACGAAACCGGATTATTTTATCGTTGCCTACCAGATAAAACATATGTCTCTGCTTGTGAAAAAAGTGCGCCtggatacaaaattcaaaaagaacgaatttcaattttacttggTTCAAATGCTGATGGGTCTCACAAATTAGTGCCCTTAGTTATTGGAAAAGCTAAAAATCCCAGGAGCTTCAAAGGTTTTAAAAATCCACTTCAttacaacttttccaaaaatgctTGGATGACGTCTCGGATCTTTCACGATTGGTTTCACAAGATATTTATTAATGAA gtcatccagttttctcaaaaaaataacttgCCTCCGAAGGCTCTTTTGCTTATCGATAACTGCTCCGCGCATGCACCGATTGAGCATCTTCAAAGCAAAGATGGCAACATAGTTGCATATTTCTTGCCGCCAAATGTGACAGCAGCTGTGCAACCAATGGATAAAAATCCCATAAAGTTAACAAAACTTGTTTACAGAAGTAAGTTACTTGCTGAAATAATAGCTGAAGGTGGTGCACTGAATAGTCTGTTGAAATCCCATTCCATCCGAAAGGCAATAATATTTCTGAAACAAGCTTGGGATGAGATAACTCCAAAAGTGATGAGGAATTCTTGGTCAAAGTTGCTAAATTGGGACTCTGACCAATACGACAGCGATGATGATGTGCCACTAGCAGAGTTGCTTAACAAAAATGAGGACTGCAATGAATCTCTCCAAGTAAATCAAACTCTTTTAGCAGAAATTGATCCAAACAGTTTCATGTGTATTGCTGACATCGAGAAATGGAATGAAGATGAGTTTGAAGACCGAACTGGTGATGACCTAAGTAGCGATGATGAGTTTTCTGATAGCAGTGAAGACGATGTTGTTGATGACACACCAGTTATTTCAAATGTTATAGCTATTGAAAGcgttaacaatttaataaattggtgCAACAAGAGTGAATTGTCTTCCAGTAAGCACATGACCAATCTTTTGGCCCTCCGTAACGATATTGTTATATCGGAtttaaagaaaccaaaaaatcaaacaaatattactgattatatgtcaaacaaaaattaa